AGTTCAGAGCATGGTCTACTTCCATTAGGAAAAGCTagtattgtttttctttgcacaGTACATCACCTCTGTTGGTTTTGGCCGTGTACCAAAACCCAAAACCACTTGGAAATGACTCCAGGAATACTTCTTCCTCATCAGCCGGGCTGCTTATGTACTGTGCAGGTTGTGAAAGTGCTCCAGGCCCTGGGCAGTCTGGAGGCCTGGCTGGAGTCCGTGGAGCTTTCCATGAAGGAATCGGCTCTCGCCGGGGACCCTGAGACGATGAGCATGGCCGAGAGGGAGAGCTGTctgctggagaaggaggtggcGGCCCGCCGCCCGGAGCTCAGCGCCCTGAGGCAGGAGGTGGAGCGTCTCCAAACCCACAGTCACCCGCACACACGAGGCCTGCCAGCGCGCGTGGAGGAGTTGGAAAGAAAGTGAGTTTGTCAAAGGAGGAGAGTGGGAGAGGTCATGGGTAGCTCCCCGGTGTCTGTCATCAAGGAGGACTCATGTTATAGATCCGAACAATCACACTCTGGTGGTTTCGCTCGACACCGTGGTAAGGAAATAAAAGGGGGATTTAGTCAGTGTTTCCAGCAGGTTCGGGCTTGCCATGTCTGCAATCCACCATGGAAGAGTTTATTCATAAAATCCCCAGTTCTTAGTTTAAGATAAACAACCATAAACCacctaaaaaaaagtataaatatatatcacacaACGTCTATGCTGCCTCGTCTGGTCTAAGTTGGCAAGAATGAAATTCTCTCCATGTGCTCATTCATTGCACGGCTGGGGTCATTTGTGAGTTGTGCAGCACTCAGTGAGGTCTACGACAGTCCTGACATGCACTTCACCCACAGCCTGTCAGTGTCGCCCGTTCCATGCCGGCCCCTTGGGAGACAGATGGTCGCCATGGATGCTCAGTAAAAGCCCGTGATGTCTGGCTGGTTCACTAGACCTACCTACCGAGGTTCATAAACACAAGTTCAGGCTCTGTAAAGAGCACCAAGCTGACcaaggaaaataaagaaaaggaaaaggtccCAGGTTAAGTGTTTCCAGGGTGGGTGGTgttggagggaggaagggatggaCACTGCTGGAGGCCGGGGAACCACTGATGCAGGTGGAGCCTCCCACTAAGCAGCTGTGAGACACTTGGAATGATGTCATTATTTAACACTACAGACGCGGAAACTGAAGGCTCATTTATCCTGGAAAAAATACCCTTTGAAATTGCTCCTTTTAACATCTCAAACATAAACTGTGCACGGACGGGTACCTTCATGCCCTGAAGTACAGGAACTGTTGATGTGACACTTGAGATATGATTAAATAAACAACCCTTTGTGCTGCTCGCAGCCTCTGTAATGCGGTTCCGCGGAAGGAAGCTGAGGTGTGGCTGGTCATTAGAACAGCCCTGATGGCGTGTGCacgtgggtctgtgtgtgtctcctaggTACCATCGGGTCCAAAGTGCGCTGACCCAGCAGAACTCTGAGCTGCAGGACACACGAATGCTTACAGAGTTCCTGGAGcgcgtggagctggaggagagccAGGACCTCACCGGCAGGCGGTACAGTCTGGGCCAGGTGAGGCACCGAGAGTGGAAATTCcactaaatgtatttatacattataAATTCAGCCCCAATACAGTCACGCTGAATGGAGTTTTATTTGTGACTCAAAATAATTGTATAAACAATCCTCCATTCTAAATATTCCATCATGTCAGCCCTCTTGTTTTGTGGTAGGAGTGATGAATATCACACCAACACAAACTCCGTGTGTGGCTGGATACCACATGTGAGGAAATGCTACAGATCTTTTTCAGCGATATTGGACCCGACTGAAAACaacgcgctctctctctctctctctctcccccttgtTCTTTAACTAACAGCCTCTTCACAGTGAGATTTCCTCAGCTCCATCCTCGCTGGGACTCTGCAGCAGTAGTGGTGGGGAGCCCCTGATAGAAAGCATGGGGGACCCTGTGGAGGAACTACGAGAGGCTGTAGAGATGCTGAACGACACTGTAAGGGAAAGAGGCCGATCGCAGAGCCACGACCAGGCCGTCCAGGAGCTGTTGAGCAAGGTATGAGTAGGTTAAACTACAGAGAACTCTAGTTCTAGGTCCTTTGCTGTTTTATTTACTCATCATAATCTTAGATGGTGCCGAAAGTCCCTCCACTTCTGTCACAAACATTTCTCCGTTTGTTCTCCTATTTTAATAAGAACAACTACCACCCACATGAGCAATTTATTATCATTCATTCTATTATtgtcaaaataacacacacacacagcaccattTGGAACGTGACTCTTGTTGGAAAacaaagaataagaataagattTAATGATTTGCGCCTCGCCAGCGCGCCAGCCTGGCGGTGCACGTGGAGGAGTGCCTTTGCCGCAGCAAGGAGCTTGGCCTGGACATCCTGGAGAAGGAGACGGAATTGGCCGTCCAGTGTGAGCCCGACCGCTGCGGCCTCGAGGCTCTGCAGGAGAAGCAGGACCAcctggaggtgagaggaggatGGTGTAAACATCCCAAATGAATCACTGGCGCCGATATGATTTGAGTCCTCCGATCCGTCGACTTGTAATTATTGGCCTTTTGCTTGGTGCAATGAAAAAAGGGGAAGCCCCCTCTCTCGCCTTTTAAAACATTGTTCCACCGTCTGTTTCCTGTTGTGCCAGATTTTCTCACATtcaagaataaaaagaaaagaaaaaaaaaagccagcccAACCTGGTTTGTGCTTTGTTTATCACtgtgcaatcacacacacacacggagcgtATTCAAACAGGTTATGGAGTGTGTTCTCTGCGTCCGGGGGTCACAGGGTCGGAGATGCGAAGTTTGTAAAGTGCGTGAGTCCGTTTTGGGGAAAGTGTTatttttatcacacacacacacagctgtctgGACTCGATGCCGCTGAAGAGCAGAGATGACCTAATCCCCCCCAAACTGAAATAACTGTGCCGTCAGCACACAAGCATCCACAACTCAGTGTTCTGGAGCCCTGCTGTAGGTGAGAAGCGTTATGAAGCATTACTCCCAGAGAACCCTCGGCCCTATTAATTACCGCCTTGCCGAGAGGGGGAAAAGTGGTCGAGATTGCTGGCTTGCTGCAGCGTGGCGGCCCACATGCAGCCCACATGGGTCTGAAGCCGAATGATATGCATAATGCGGGGGCTGAGGTCATAGTCGTTCTGATATACAATTGGTACAGGCTGTTTGTCTGATACAGAGAATGATGGGAGATGATAGATCTTCGTCGTGATTCTCCACAGATTGACTATGAAGTCATCCGGGAGGAGGTTCAGGAGATGGAGAACCAGACGTCCCGCTTGGAGCAACTGTGCCCAGAGAGAGTGCACACGCTCGGGCCAAAGATCCAGGCTATGCTGGTGGGCTGGACAGAGCTGGGCAAGAGTGCGACGGAGAACAGGTCCCGTCTGCGAGAGTTCATGCAGCTCCAGGACTTCTTCAGGAGCTACCTCGCCATGATGTAAGCAGGCCGCGGggacttgacccccccccctcctctaccgCCAGACATTCTTTTCGCAATCCTCTTTCCATTACAATAACTAACTCAATGGGACGAACAGGATGTTCTCGTTGTCGAGAGAAGGTCCCTGGTGAAATGTATCATCTAAGACGTGCGGAGGAGGTCAGCGCTCGTTTCCTGGGCCGAGTGTGACAAGGCGATGAATGTCTGTTTTATCAGGGAGAGTCTGGACCTTCTCAtcccttttgctttgttttttgacaGCCCTGTTCCTTGTCTCCTCCAccctaccccctcccccccaaccccaaccctcTCCTCTCAACAGCTCGTGGACGGAAGACACCAGGTCGAGCATATTCTCCGACACCGCCTTGCATCTCGGGAGGGAGGGCCAGAGGCCTCTCGCTGCCGAGCTGGACACGCAGATTGAGCAAAAGTTTGAGGAGTTCGATGAGCTGGCGGACGCGGGGCGGCATCTGTTAGACAAAGAACACCACCTCACACAGATGGTGAGCGTGACTTATGACTCACTGCGATCCTTCCATATATTGTTGGTCGATGTTTTCACTAACCCCGAGTAATGTGTTGCAGGTGAGGGAGCgcatggaggagctgaggagtaTGCTCGGGTGGATCTCAGTGCACTGGAGGGCCCAGAAACAACAGTGGCTTCACAAGAAGAGCCAACAGGAGCCTCCACAAGATAACATTTATTCCGAAGCCACAGCGTGGACTCCACTGGCAGAGGTAAAGAAAAAGCAGAGGCCTTTTTGCACAACTCATTATAAAACTTATTTTATAGCCTGAAACAGTGCTGAAGGCACATAAAACAACGACAACTCAGTAACAACAGGTCAACTTTCCATTGCTTCCTACACAGATTTTATCTCCTGAGCTGGAAGCCCACCAGCCCCTTCCGTCCCGCTTCGTCGTGGCCAATTACGACGccttaaaggcagcagcagacGGCCAACCCTCGTCGCTAGCGTCCAGACGGGCCGAGCAGCCCGAGGAGAAGCCGTTAGACGACGGGTACGAGGTTATGAGCGGTATCGGCCAGCAGGACGCCCACACCCCCTCCTCAAAGTCTCCCAAATCCGCCATCGTGGTCCTCAAAGAGCCGAGCAGCCCCGCTTTAGGGGGCACGGTGAACCTCATCCTGAGTTTCGGGGGACAGGCGGACAGCCAGGCTCAGGCGCTTGACCCCCCGCGTGCTAGGACGGACGAGGTAACGGAGGAGGACCCCGAGCCTCAGGGCGTCCACAGGGTGAGAAACGCACCCGTCGCTTCACACTGAAAGTCACCAAGCACCACTGTCGGTACCTGAAGGGGATTCTGTTAGTTTTCCAGGTGccaacgcacacgcacacctgttCTCTGTAAGGCCACTGCATGGGATCTCCCCGcctgcctctctgcctctcctctgGCCTTCACGTGTTGCTTTtcccctccttttctccctcagCCCACTGTGCCTCAATCCTCTGCCTGTAAAAGCTTTTGGAGGCGCTGCCAGGGGCTTTTGGAAAATACTTTCGGTAGtttaaagagaaagagaacgATTTATCGGCAGAGTGCAAACGAGGTAAACAGCGTGGTGTGAATCGGCGCTGCATGCTGCGTCTCAAAGTGTGCCGGGGACCGCAtgctgtgtgtagttgtgtttttgggggcgagggcgggggggggcagcatgctTTACTAACCCTTGTTACAAGCTACAGTCAGTCCTCAGATTCACTTGTGCCAAAGTGCTATCACCTCTGAGGGTCACTGCGGCTGGAAAATGTAATGTCAAAAGTCATGATTTCCTACTTAACTGCAGTCGTAAATGCAAATCCCAAACCAAAAAGAAATCTATTTTTAATGAAGCACATTCGAATGGGATTTGAAAGGGGATTTTACAATTCATTTGAGGAAATACAGACGTAGTGACACAGGTGCAGTAGTACTATTATGTGAACTCCAATGAACTGTTTTTAGAATACAGCACCAGTCAAAAGCTCGGACAcactcattgaattgaatgagaaaatgagtCCAAACCTACTAtactatatacagtatataagtAATGTCTACCCGGTACTTAGTCTTATGCGCGCCCAAAAAGTGATGTCAGAAACTGCATTCAAAGGAGTCATACATTCCAGCGCTACGAACAAGGACTTATCTGAGTACGCCCGAGGCGCCGTTAACGAATCTGCGTCTTTGAGATTGTGAATGTGGCGCCACCTCATCTGTCAGCAGCCATTCGGCCCGGTCAGCTTGTCTGGTGTGAACTCGGATAAATAGTTACTGAATATCAGACAATGAATCAAAACCTTGCTCCGTCATCAGAACTTCTCTTGGGAACTCGTTCAACGGGCCGGGCTCTATAGCTGCAGGGCGGCGATGGCAGATATGGAATGAGGCCGATGAGTACGAGAGAACCGACCCAGTCTCCTCCCCGCTGTGAATGTTGACAGAAGCTCCTTTCTTCTCATTCTGTTATTCCTCCGCGAGCTTGACACAAACCTGGTCTTGTCTGGCTTTCCGCCGCTGTGCCTCAGTTGTGTAAAATAAGTGACCTCATTTTCACTTCCTATGGAAGTTGTTCTCCAGCTTGGACTCGGGCCCGATTGAGTCCCGGACGCCGACACAGGCTCACTCTTCCTACTGAGAACTGGTGCTGAACTTCTCAAGAAAGGCCCCCAGACTGCACACTATGATTTATAGTCTGGGCCTTCCGCAGAAACAAGAGATTAGTCACAGAGTTGAAAGGTCAAGCCATTACAGCTGCATATGACGGCATGTTCAGCTACATGTGACTTTAATTAAGTCCTGCAAGCGTGCGATCATTTCTGTGTTATTTTGTCCTTTCATCTcattttcatgtcattttttttaaccatttatatatatatataaatatgtatatatactgtgtgAGGTTTGCATATTTCCTGCATCCGTCATCTTCTTGGATGTGTGCGACGTGGAAGCAAGCAAGCTGATGTTTTGTCTCTCGTTCGTCTGTAACACGTAAAACTTGCGGTTTACTATTTGCGGCGCAGCCTCAACGGTTCGCCGCCACGCCAGAGGCCCCCCCGCTAacatccttttctttcttccaggTAAGTACCTACCTGCATGTCAAGGATAGCAGCCTGGCTGCGGTCCCCGTGTACGAGAGTATCACCTTTCCCCGCCAAAAGAGCCGCTCTGCAGCCTCGGCCTCCCCAGCTTTCTCCgcggcctcctcctcgccgccgccctCGCCGCTTCAGTTGGCCAACGTGACCTTCCGCCACCCGGCGGGGAGCGGCGGCAGCTCCCTCTTCAGCAGCCTCAAGAGAATGggcaagaagaggaagaggaagagagacgcGCGCAGGCACACCATTCAGAAAATCATGGGGGTGGAGGAGCGGCCGGGGGGGAGGCCGCGTTACGACTGCGAGGCGATCACGTACGACACGCGCACGTGGCCGCTGAAGGAGGCCAGAAGGAAGAAGAGTTCCCAGGAGAGTGGGGAAGCGGTCGAGGCTCTGGCCTACATGAAGAACCCCCTGCTGACGGACATCGACACCGAATGCGCCGGAGAATACAGCATCATTCCGTATGCCGTCTCCGAGGGGACGACCACAACTCACGCGAGGAGCCACTGCAGGTTCCTCTCTCTGGGCTCCGTGCTGAGCATCGACCTGCCCAAGGACATGACGCTCATCCCCAGCATTCAGGACATCATTACCATCGCCCCACCGGAGTGCAAAATAGGAGCAGGCACTGATCCGGACCCCCACTCCCAGAGACACACGGCCCTGAGCTCCTTCAAACAGAGTCGGCCCACTCCTGCCGTCGCACGCGGCTCGGCGGAGCTCAGTTTTCCCGCCGCAGTGAAAGATCCGCCCGACGTGGAAAAGATTCCCCGAACACAACCTCCGGGCTCCTCGGAGGACGTCGAGGATCACAGGGTGCCGCGCAACGGCCTTTCTAAAACCCAGTCCGGCCCTCGCAGGTGCGCGGAACAGGCGCCGGACAAAACGGCGTCCGGGGTCAGAACCAGCACGGCCGAGAGAGATGCCAACAGCCAGCATTCCCATTGCCCCATTTACGTGAACCATGCCGGGAATACAGCCGCACAGTCACACGTGTGCCCAAGTGTCCACACGCTCATCCGCGACCTAAACGGACACCCGTACCACAAACATCCAAGGCCCCGGATTGTGCGCGACGAGAGCCCCGGGCCTCAGAGCCCCAGACCTCAGAGCCCCAGACCTCAGAGCCCCAGACCTCAGAGCCCCAGACCTCAGAGCCCCAGACCTCAGAGCCCCAGACCTCAGAGCCCCGGACCTCAGAGCCCCAGACCTCAGAGCCCCAGACCTCAGGGTCTGAGCCAGGCTTCTCACATGGTCGTGAGTCTGAAGTCCACGGTGAGCGTTCGCCAGGACTCCGTGGATTCCGGGatctccacctccagcagcatcAAGCTCTGCAACGAGGCGCTGTGTGCGGATAAGCCGCAGCCCAAGGGCGTGGTGGGGAGGCTCATGTCCTTCCAGGTGGCAGGTCTGGACTGCGCCGCAGCGAGGGAGGACCCCCTCCCGACGGCCGCGGCTCCGCCGGCGGAGCCGGAAGCGGAGCCCGTCCGCCTCGACCGGCAGcagtttgaggaggaggaggaagagctggaGGACATCTGGAACCGGACCACCAACTCCAGGCGCAGCGTCTGCTCGGACATCATGTACCAGCCCAACCACGGACCCTCAGACCAGTCTGGGGAGCCCGTCTCCCGCTCAGCTTCACCCGAGACCCCGGCTGAGCGCTACAGGAACCTGGTCACAGCCTCAGCACCCAACCTCCCGGTGGCAGAGTTCAAACTTCAGAGCTTGCTGGGTTACGACAAGGAGCAGAGGCCCAAAGGTCGCCTCCCTCCACTGGCCACAGGGGACAGGAGGTCCTGGGCAGCCTTTCCGAACACGGAACCCGCAGGCAAGAACGCCGTCTCTGTGAACGAGACGGCATCGGATCCGGTGAAGCTGCCAGATGTGGGGGACAATCCGAGATATATCTATCAatacagagaggaggaagaggaggaggcaacggtgggggaggaggtggaggagcatgCAGGTTCTTTGAAGGTACGGTCAGCGTTTGAGATACTGTGACGTTAAAACCTTAGAGactgtaaaaaatgaaaatctctGTTTAAAGCCATGAGGATCCAAATGTTGTTTGCTCACAGCGACCACTACAATAAAGGTGTTGACTGCGTTGTTCTGTGTAACAACACTTGTAATATTATTAAATCAATTCTAGAATATAAACTGGGTCTACATAGTAACACATTGCCCCGATACTGTAGATGAGCCGTAGCATTTTACCCGGTTCTGCTGTTGATGTGGACGGCCTGCATGAGAACCTGCTATCTCATCTCCTCTTTCCGAACAGGAACAATCGATGAGTCTCCTCTCAGTTCATATGAGTTTGGATGCCGTGTGTGGCCAAAGAAAAGCCTCGCAGAGCCTGGATGacatggagaagcaggaagGCTCTCTGGCCACAAGAGGGCGTCCTATCAACCTGGTAAGAGCCACTGCAACGAGACAAGCTCCTACGCCTTTTCTGAGATTTAGCTCTTATGAGGAACCACAGAGTGGAGttgcttgtgttttttgtcttgacATCAGTGTTCACTTTACCTCTCAGAGTGGGAAGCCCGAGCCGCAGTCTATGGAGGCCACTCTGGAGAGGAAGCACAAGCTGCAGCTGGGGGGAAAGAAAGTAAGACTTTCTGAGTAAGCCGGCGCGGTCAGCGAACGTAAAGCCCGCAGTAAGCAGCACACACTCTTATCTTATTTTCACAGGCTGCCTCGAGGGGCTGGAACTCCTACCATGCCGTTCTATACAGACACACCCTGTGCTTCTACCAGGACAGAAAGGAAATTCTCAGggtaagcagaaaaaaaaaaaaaacacgacaaTAAGAGCCCCAGAGAAGCGAGATGATGAATAATTGGGATAGCATGAAGTCAGCAGTGATGAATCCGTGTTACGCCGCAGAGTTCCGCATGCGGCCTGCCGCTGAACCTCGCGGGAGCCGAGTGTTCACCCGCCCCGGAGTACACCAAAAAGCCCAACTGCTTCCGACTCCGGTGAGACTCTAATGGCCACTAATGATAATGACGATGCTGTGCAGATGGCGTGTCCGACCGaggatgtaacattttttttttccattccccccccccaggctccGGGACGGGTCTGAGTATCTGCTCAACGCCTCCTCCCGCTTTATGCTGAAGAAATGGATGATGAAGATACAAGCAAGCACGGGTGAGCGTTGTTATTTGGAGGCTATTGATTGCTACGCCTGAACTGGCGTCGAAATGTTGTGAatcatttgtctttatttggtTCTTGAAAGGTCTGAGCGAGACTCCGTGTTCGAGCGTCCCCGCTGATCAGGACCTCCCTGTTTCCACGTAAGACACAGCGCTTACTCCAGATTTGGTGCTTTCAATATTTAATGTTATTAaaactcccccctctcccccatccCAGCAAGCCCTCCCTTTGCTCCACCTGTCACGGCACCAAATGCCAATGCTCCTGCCGCCGCGACGTCACCTGCACGTTCCCCAGGCGCGAGCCGCCGGGCGGCACCCCCCACGCCAAGGAGACG
This portion of the Gasterosteus aculeatus chromosome 6, fGasAcu3.hap1.1, whole genome shotgun sequence genome encodes:
- the mymx gene encoding uncharacterized protein mymx isoform X8; translated protein: MSESIVRKVQPFTIGTRLSVPAVPKCQEFTQSYLQSQQSLDNCPLQHNLNSLYLSRPQVCARGPCLASPAAKQVAPARHNQEDMAAEDDLNRNVASPSPVSRSIKKITISGSKDISQDKVLQLSVPGSTSENNNNNNNVTRTSEAHLPRIVGLSCENKPSSHFKVLLRRDRSDDLQSSGGQTSLRLRAEKPDQQISVPEAQRKEPQRGESHPHAHNGASAAVASQSDSFTQRNSLFNKEALQDWEEASRTLQRDVKDFENILIQLNQMGEQLICKLNPTSDLVKKQLSQLRDQWQTLKQTASNQTRALGGAKNLQEFNKKVEKLEAWIKKKEEEQSLGNVLGRNVDKMQLTRRILDLKQEEQLYRNLHEEINHLALKLEKQGKTDVKNISSKRKNINKMWLKVQSHLKNHHENLQLALEVSSFYQQADNTLFAINNMWKSISASKDLDGFGDREIRDIASQIMVLDVSVSQVSNLHPALAAGVTQKQSEVKDCWALLQKAFRRDSRPSVPQTTSVAPTDGPTLPPSGSAFTREDADPLTPAREPRCNVGTETQRIMGKEVKEEQNRLKGCVSTVKCGIGRRAQSQEQPTTNRTSTPTGDGPACVNDVIGGHQWKGESSRKLGAEPRLAAAAPRGHPQLHTQLQKFTVSADKTLSWLKDNVSMATQVCSIASFEGLEAARKCQHALEQEILTNGARIEVVKREGHGLVRAQHAGSAKIQEFLGQLEVLWEELRRRHRRNAAFLQASEELGFRVVKVLQALGSLEAWLESVELSMKESALAGDPETMSMAERESCLLEKEVAARRPELSALRQEVERLQTHSHPHTRGLPARVEELERKYHRVQSALTQQNSELQDTRMLTEFLERVELEESQDLTGRRYSLGQPLHSEISSAPSSLGLCSSSGGEPLIESMGDPVEELREAVEMLNDTVRERGRSQSHDQAVQELLSKRASLAVHVEECLCRSKELGLDILEKETELAVQCEPDRCGLEALQEKQDHLEIDYEVIREEVQEMENQTSRLEQLCPERVHTLGPKIQAMLVGWTELGKSATENRSRLREFMQLQDFFRSYLAMISWTEDTRSSIFSDTALHLGREGQRPLAAELDTQIEQKFEEFDELADAGRHLLDKEHHLTQMVRERMEELRSMLGWISVHWRAQKQQWLHKKSQQEPPQDNIYSEATAWTPLAEILSPELEAHQPLPSRFVVANYDALKAAADGQPSSLASRRAEQPEEKPLDDGYEVMSGIGQQDAHTPSSKSPKSAIVVLKEPSSPALGGTVNLILSFGGQADSQAQALDPPRARTDEVTEEDPEPQGVHRPTVPQSSACKSFWRRCQGLLENTFGSLKRKRTIYRQSANEVSTYLHVKDSSLAAVPVYESITFPRQKSRSAASASPAFSAASSSPPPSPLQLANVTFRHPAGSGGSSLFSSLKRMGKKRKRKRDARRHTIQKIMGVEERPGGRPRYDCEAITYDTRTWPLKEARRKKSSQESGEAVEALAYMKNPLLTDIDTECAGEYSIIPYAVSEGTTTTHARSHCRFLSLGSVLSIDLPKDMTLIPSIQDIITIAPPECKIGAGTDPDPHSQRHTALSSFKQSRPTPAVARGSAELSFPAAVKDPPDVEKIPRTQPPGSSEDVEDHRVPRNGLSKTQSGPRRCAEQAPDKTASGVRTSTAERDANSQHSHCPIYVNHAGNTAAQSHVCPSVHTLIRDLNGHPYHKHPRPRIVRDESPGPQSPRPQSPRPQSPRPQSPRPQSPRPQSPRPQSPGPQSPRPQSPRPQGLSQASHMVVSLKSTVSVRQDSVDSGISTSSSIKLCNEALCADKPQPKGVVGRLMSFQVAGLDCAAAREDPLPTAAAPPAEPEAEPVRLDRQQFEEEEEELEDIWNRTTNSRRSVCSDIMYQPNHGPSDQSGEPVSRSASPETPAERYRNLVTASAPNLPVAEFKLQSLLGYDKEQRPKGRLPPLATGDRRSWAAFPNTEPAGKNAVSVNETASDPVKLPDVGDNPRYIYQYREEEEEEATVGEEVEEHAGSLKEQSMSLLSVHMSLDAVCGQRKASQSLDDMEKQEGSLATRGRPINLSGKPEPQSMEATLERKHKLQLGGKKAASRGWNSYHAVLYRHTLCFYQDRKEILRSSACGLPLNLAGAECSPAPEYTKKPNCFRLRLRDGSEYLLNASSRFMLKKWMMKIQASTGLSETPCSSVPADQDLPVSTKPSLCSTCHGTKCQCSCRRDVTCTFPRREPPGGTPHAKETFVLTREFSHMPQTRLRSVDERSTVSSSAAGRRDDDDEDSLTVTHRPSGASSDATSSSSSSPPVSSSEDRLSNKRRSHSFTSATFQRIKPTLHTVGGGGPERGSNYCVTLVVGDKSSGGAPVSESPGPPLLAAAGWRQDACEDSALRSYTSLPRPRTKSVFKKFFGKRDT
- the mymx gene encoding uncharacterized protein mymx isoform X1 — translated: MSESIVRKVQPFTIGTRLSVPAVPKCQEFTQSYLQSQQSLDNCPLQHNLNSLYLSRPQVCARGPCLASPAAKQVAPARHNQEDMAAEDDLNRNVASPSPVSRSIKKITISGSKDISQDKVLQLSVPGSTSENNNNNNNVTRTSEAHLPRIVGLSCENKPSSHFKVLLRRDRSDDLQSSGGQTSLRLRAEKPDQQISVPEAQRKEPQRGESHPHAHNGASAAVASQSDSFTQRNSLFNKEALQAEAWIKGKMQDLKDGCNIQRCPLQDWEEASRTLQRDVKDFENILIQLNQMGEQLICKLNPTSDLVKKQLSQLRDQWQTLKQTASNQTRALGGAKNLQEFNKKVEKLEAWIKKKQEEEQSLGNVLGRNVDKMQLTRRILDLKQEEQLYRNLHEEINHLALKLEKQGKTDVKNISSKRKNINKMWLKVQSHLKNHHENLQLALEVSSFYQQADNTLFAINNMWKSISASKDLDGFGDREIRDIASQIMVLDVSVSQVSNLHPALAAGVTQKQSEVKDCWALLQKAFRRDSRPSVPQTTSVAPTDGPTLPPSGSAFTREDADPLTPAREPRCNVGTETQRIMGKEVKEEQNRLKGCVSTVKCGIGRRAQSQEQPTTNRTSTPTGDGPACVNDVIGGHQWKGESSRKLGAEPRLAAAAPRGHPQLHTQLQKFTVSADKTLSWLKDNVSMATQVCSIASFEGLEAARKCQHALEQEILTNGARIEVVKREGHGLVRAQHAGSAKIQEFLGQLEVLWEELRRRHRRNAAFLQASEELGFRVVKVLQALGSLEAWLESVELSMKESALAGDPETMSMAERESCLLEKEVAARRPELSALRQEVERLQTHSHPHTRGLPARVEELERKYHRVQSALTQQNSELQDTRMLTEFLERVELEESQDLTGRRYSLGQPLHSEISSAPSSLGLCSSSGGEPLIESMGDPVEELREAVEMLNDTVRERGRSQSHDQAVQELLSKRASLAVHVEECLCRSKELGLDILEKETELAVQCEPDRCGLEALQEKQDHLEIDYEVIREEVQEMENQTSRLEQLCPERVHTLGPKIQAMLVGWTELGKSATENRSRLREFMQLQDFFRSYLAMISWTEDTRSSIFSDTALHLGREGQRPLAAELDTQIEQKFEEFDELADAGRHLLDKEHHLTQMVRERMEELRSMLGWISVHWRAQKQQWLHKKSQQEPPQDNIYSEATAWTPLAEILSPELEAHQPLPSRFVVANYDALKAAADGQPSSLASRRAEQPEEKPLDDGYEVMSGIGQQDAHTPSSKSPKSAIVVLKEPSSPALGGTVNLILSFGGQADSQAQALDPPRARTDEVTEEDPEPQGVHRPTVPQSSACKSFWRRCQGLLENTFGSLKRKRTIYRQSANEVSTYLHVKDSSLAAVPVYESITFPRQKSRSAASASPAFSAASSSPPPSPLQLANVTFRHPAGSGGSSLFSSLKRMGKKRKRKRDARRHTIQKIMGVEERPGGRPRYDCEAITYDTRTWPLKEARRKKSSQESGEAVEALAYMKNPLLTDIDTECAGEYSIIPYAVSEGTTTTHARSHCRFLSLGSVLSIDLPKDMTLIPSIQDIITIAPPECKIGAGTDPDPHSQRHTALSSFKQSRPTPAVARGSAELSFPAAVKDPPDVEKIPRTQPPGSSEDVEDHRVPRNGLSKTQSGPRRCAEQAPDKTASGVRTSTAERDANSQHSHCPIYVNHAGNTAAQSHVCPSVHTLIRDLNGHPYHKHPRPRIVRDESPGPQSPRPQSPRPQSPRPQSPRPQSPRPQSPRPQSPGPQSPRPQSPRPQGLSQASHMVVSLKSTVSVRQDSVDSGISTSSSIKLCNEALCADKPQPKGVVGRLMSFQVAGLDCAAAREDPLPTAAAPPAEPEAEPVRLDRQQFEEEEEELEDIWNRTTNSRRSVCSDIMYQPNHGPSDQSGEPVSRSASPETPAERYRNLVTASAPNLPVAEFKLQSLLGYDKEQRPKGRLPPLATGDRRSWAAFPNTEPAGKNAVSVNETASDPVKLPDVGDNPRYIYQYREEEEEEATVGEEVEEHAGSLKEQSMSLLSVHMSLDAVCGQRKASQSLDDMEKQEGSLATRGRPINLSGKPEPQSMEATLERKHKLQLGGKKAASRGWNSYHAVLYRHTLCFYQDRKEILRSSACGLPLNLAGAECSPAPEYTKKPNCFRLRLRDGSEYLLNASSRFMLKKWMMKIQASTGLSETPCSSVPADQDLPVSTKPSLCSTCHGTKCQCSCRRDVTCTFPRREPPGGTPHAKETFVLTREFSHMPQTRLRSVDERSTVSSSAAGRRDDDDEDSLTVTHRPSGASSDATSSSSSSPPVSSSEDRLSNKRRSHSFTSATFQRIKPTLHTVGGGGPERGSNYCVTLVVGDKSSGGAPVSESPGPPLLAAAGWRQDACEDSALRSYTSLPRPRTKSVFKKFFGKRDT